One window of the Eucalyptus grandis isolate ANBG69807.140 chromosome 8, ASM1654582v1, whole genome shotgun sequence genome contains the following:
- the LOC104415764 gene encoding peroxidase 17, with translation MSPDLSVLFLLLLLLLLRQTAMAVALQPGYYAETCPGAEAAVREAMKAALIREPRSVASVMRFQFHDCFVNGCDGSLLLDDTPTMVGEKEALSNINSLRSFEVIDEAKDALEKACPGVVSCADVIIMAARDAVALTGGPDWEVKLGRMDSLTASQEDSNNVMPSPRANASFLIDLFASYGLSVKDLVALSGSHSIGQARCFSIMFRLYNQSGTGRPDPAIDPGFLDELYKLCPQGVDQNVTGNLDSTPRVFDNQYFKDLVAGRGFLNSDQTLFTFPQTRAYVRRFSLDQDEFFRAFLEGMIKMGDLVSDQPGEIRRNCRVVNSRPVDGLSES, from the exons ATGAGCCCTGACCTGTCtgtcctcttcctcctcctcctcctccttctcctccggcAGACGGCCATGGCCGTGGCTCTCCAGCCCGGCTACTACGCCGAGACGTGCCCGGGAGCCGAGGCCGCGGTGAGGGAAGCGATGAAGGCGGCCCTGATCAGGGAGCCCCGGAGCGTCGCCTCCGTCATGCGTTTCCAGTTCCACGACTGCTTCGTCAAT GGCTGCGACGGGTCTCTTCTCCTGGACGACACGCCCACCATGGTCGGAGAGAAAGAGGCCCTGTCCAACATCAATTCGCTGCGGTCGTTCGAAGTCATCGACGAGGCCAAGGACGCGCTGGAGAAGGCCTGCCCCGGCGTCGTCTCCTGCGCCGACGTCATCATCATGGCTGCTCGGGACGCAGTCGCCCTG ACCGGCGGGCCGGATTGGGAAGTGAAGTTGGGGAGGATGGACAGCCTGACGGCTAGCCAGGAGGACTCGAACAACGTAATGCCGAGCCCGAGGGCCAATGCGAGCTTCCTTATCGATCTTTTCGCCAGCTATGGCCTCTCCGTCAAGGACCTGGTGGCCCTCTCCGGGTCTCACTCCATCGGGCAGGCCCGGTGCTTCTCGATCATGTTCCGGCTCTACAACCAGTCAGGGACCGGCAGACCGGACCCCGCGATCGACCCAGGTTTCCTGGACGAGCTCTACAAGCTCTGCCCGCAGGGAGTCGATCAGAACGTGACGGGGAATCTGGACTCCACGCCCCGGGTGTTCGACAACCAGTACTTCAAGGACCTGGTCGCAGGCAGAGGGTTCCTGAATTCGGACCAGACGTTGTTCACATTCCCGCAGACAAGGGCGTACGTGAGGAGGTTCAGCCTAGACCAGGACGAGTTCTTCAGGGCTTTCCTCGAGGGGATGATCAAGATGGGGGATCTGGTGTCGGACCAGCCCGGCGAGATCAGGAGGAACTGTAGGGTGGTGAACAGCCGGCCGGTGGATGGCTTGTCGGAATCTTGA